Genomic window (Phaeodactylum tricornutum CCAP 1055/1 chromosome 3, complete sequence):
GCAAGCTTCGCAACTAAATCTTCCCGTAAAAGTTCACTggcttttgttttggatCGCAGCTCCTCAAGGCTTCTACCGATAAGTTTTATTTGCTCCTCTTTGTGTAAGAGTTCCTCGCACTTTATCCCTAGTTTTGACTCCAGATCCGCTGTCTTTTTCCTAGACGCGTTGTTCTCAATAATTAGCTGCTCAAGACGCTGTCCAAGGGAAGCTGAAGTCTCGCTAGATTTTGCTCGGAGATTCTCCGCTTCTTGACGGGCGTCATTGAATTTTCGAATCGATTCCAATAACTGCTTTTCAAGGTCAGAAATCGTTTCTTCAAGACTTTCGATCTCTATCTTTGTCTTGGAAAGCTGCGCATCCTTGCTACTGAGTTTGATGTCGGCGTCGTTCTGTACATGAGACGCCTTCTCAAGCATGATTTCTAAGCTTGCGATTGCAGCTTCGGCCTCTCTTAATCTGTCTGCCGAATCGTGTCGCATCTGCTCCATAGATGCCGATAAGACTTGGACTTCATCCGCTAACGATGCATTACGTGTAAACTGCTCTTCAAGCTGCTGATTTAAAGTCCTTGACGTTTGCTCAGAGAGATTAGCTTTCGTACGCAGAGACGAAGCATCAATGACCATGCTTTCTCTATCAGCCCTGAGATCGCGAAGTCGGTCTTCAACTTGGCCATTAACGGAAACCAGGTTTTCTATTTCAGTGGTCATCAATTTTAAATCCTCTTCCAGCTTTAGTATATGCTCTGATCGACGTTTTACCTGCGACTCGGTACATTCAAGCTGCGCCTGCGATGAAAACAGCTCATCTTGAAGGTCTCTGCATCTTCTCCGCAAATCTGATTTAGAGAGGTCTTTGAACTCTTCGGAAGCACTGCTGTCAGAAGAAACTGAAACATTTGCATGCTTATCGTCGATTTCGGCCCTGAGATCAGCTAAAGTACCATCAGCTTCGTGCATCCGAGATTTTAATACGTCATTTTCAGCTAAAAGATGCTCTCGTTCAGCTCTAGCAGCATGAACACTTTCCTCTACTTTGCAAAGTCTCTTTTTTAGAAGTTCGCTTTTTTCATCGGATTTCCGCAAAGCTATTTCACTTACGTCCTTTTCTTCAGACAGACGTTGGACTTCTAATAAGTGTGCTTTGGAAAGCTCGATAAGCTTTCTACCAGTCTCGTCGCGTGTACTGTCGAGCAGCGAAGACAGATGCTCCACTTCGTCGTGTGACCGGGCCAGAGATTCTCGTAGATGATTGAGCTCCATTTTCGTAGTTTCCAGTTCTTCTTTAAGAGGATAGAGATCTCGAAGCTCTGCATCTTTATTTTCCAGTTGAATCGCAAGATGTGTCAGCTTAATCTCAAATTCCTGTCGTTCAACGCTGGCATTTTCAATTTTCTGCCGAAACTCGACTTCCCTTTGCTGACGCACGCGGTCGAAGTCAAACTCTGCCTTTTGAAGCAAAGTATATGCCAAATCGGCTCGTTCTGTTTCTTTTTTCAGAGCTGCAAcagcttcttctttttctcccgAAAGCTTTTCGTCCTGCTTCCGCAGAAGGGCTTCTGAAAAACGATGCTCCTTTTTCAAACATTCAACAACAGCCTTCAAGTCGACTACCTCCAGCCGAGATCGATCGCGTTCTTGCTTAATTTCTCCAATCATGTTGCGGTACTTGACCACCTCTGTAGATAGAAGGCTATTTCGGTGGTCCAATTGATCTCTTTCGGTGTTTGACCTCGTTTTAAGTTCCTGGAAAGACTCTCTTTCTGCTACAAGCTTCTCCAGCGTCTGTCCGAAACGGGATTCTGACTCGGTTAGGCTACGACGCAGAGACCGATTGAGACGTTCGAGCTCAGAATGTTTGGTCTTGATCGCTGACAATTCCGTTTGGCTCTCAATTAGCTCCGAGGCTAAAGagtctttctcttttgaGGAGTCTCGAGCAATCTCCGTGAAACGCTTCGACAGCTGAGATTTTTGTCGCTTGCTCTCGCACAATTCGTTTTGCACTGTTTTCAATTCGTCTGTTTTGACGTTTAGTTCTTCTTGTAGCTTGTCGATTTGAGCGATTGAGTTTATGTGATCGAGCGCTTTTGTGGAAAGAGTGGCGTCACGATCATAAACATCACTCCTCAGCCTGCCGATCAATATAGAAAGTTCTTTGTGTTTCTCCTGCATTGTCTTGATCTCACCCGATGACACAGCTTTCGATTTTTCGAGAGAGCGCACCTGCCTTCGCAATTCGGCAATTTCATTTCTCGACTCACATAGCATTGCATCTGCAAATTCCGACGAATCTCTGATCATGACAGCCGCGTTTTCCTCCGTTTCTTCACGCAGACGACCAAGCTTTTCAATAAGTTTGGAGCGTTCCTCTTCGAGTTCCGTAATCTTCCTAGCGCTTAATTGGTGATCAGATTTTGACCAGCTGAGTTCGGAAGCCATGCGAGCAAGCTTAGACTGCGCGGCTTCAAGTCGTGACGAGAGTGTAGTAAGTTCGgcattctttttcttcataGCAAGTTCGAGATCTTGAATTTTAGTCGACGCATCTTCGGCTTTGGCCGAGTCTAGATCGGCTAACGATTTGGCGGTTGAACGTAAGTCTTGAAGCTCCTTCCTTGCAGACTCAAGTTGTGATCTTAACCAAGACTCTTCTCCGGATGAATCTTTTAGCGCTAGAGACAGGTCATCCACCCGCTCTTCGAGAGACCGGACATCGGACTTTAAGCTCGAAGCCGTTGATAGAGCACTGTCTAGGGATCTTTGTTTCTCGTCCAGTTGTGCCGAAATCTCCTGGACTTCTGCTCGTTGATGCCGGGATTTGTCGTCACTAGCAGCAAAGCTCTTAGCGATATCTCGCGCCTCCCGGAGCTGCACTGCCATTCCGGCCCTATCTTCCAGAGCGTCATCTCGCTCGGTTGTTAATTTCGATACTTCGCCGACAAGTTGTCGTTTCTCCGAGAGAATTGCAATGATATCTTCTGATGTATTTGTTTTCTCTAAGACAACTCCCTCCAACTCCATCGCCTTGCGCTTCAAATCGGTACGCATGGCTTCGAGACCTAGTTGAGCGTCTTCAAGATCACGAGTTTTTGCAGCCAGTTGCTCATCTTTTTTTCGAAGCATTTCCAATAACTCTTTCCGGGACGCAGCAGCAATTTCATTGAAGCTTCGACTCTGGATCTTCACCGATTCGAGCTCTTTTGCCAGTGCTGTGTTTGATGCCTCTAATTGATGAGAGTTCTTTTGATATTGCTTGGCGGACTCCATGGTGATATAAAGCTCAGATTCAAGCTCCTCAATTCGGGTAGATAGCAGGACTTTCTCACCGTTCATGCTCATGGCAACTTCCGGCACAGTTAAATCGATCCTGTCTACGTTGAGATCTTTTCTGAGTTTATTGTTCTCGGTCTCGAGCTCTTGGATGCGGCACTCTGCCTCAGTGAGTTGGGATTTTGCCGTAGCTAGCTCCAGACGCGTATCTCGAGCAGATTCGGCCAAAGTGTCTCGCTCGCCCTTGGTTGTTTCAAGCTCCCTGGAGAGTTCATCATTGACACTTTGAACCTCTCGCTCGTGCCTATTTGAAGTCTGTATCAGTCGTTCGAACGACTCCTTTTTTTCCTCCATCAGTTTAGAGTGTAGAACAGCACTAGCTACCACCTCTTGAGACTCGTAAAGCTCTCGTTTGGCCTCCTCTAGACGAAGCCTAGTGTCATCGACCTCGGATTGAAGTTGCAGTAGCCGTATATCCTCTCGATCTAACTCTTTAACCTGGTCTGATTCGTCGTCGATTTGTTGTGAATTTAGTTGTGTTCCTTTGCTGGAATCATGAACCTCATCTTCAAGGCCACTGCGAAGACGCTGGACCTCGATTTTTAATATCTGTTCAGCGGCCTTTGACTCCGTAAGTTTTTCATTTAACTCGTCCACACGAACTTCGTTTTCGCGCAGGATGCTGGACCTTCTCTGCACTTCTGCAAGTTGGGTTTGGCGTTCTTCTTCAAGAAAATGCAACTTTGATCGAAGTTCGTCAACCGTCGCCATGTGCTCTGCTTTCTGTGTTTCGGCAACTCGAAATTGGCCATCGGTCTCATCCTTCTCAAGTTGCAAACGCTCTAAAAGGGCGCTCTTGGAAGAGAGCTCAGTCCGGGTGTGCTCAAggtcttcttttgcttcggAAAGAGCAATTGATAGGCTCTCATTATTCGCTTGCGCCGTTTCGAAATCCTGTACCAACGCCATATTCGTGGCATGGACTGCGTCGCGTTGTGACTCCAATTCGGAGGATAACGAGTCACGCTCCTGTTCAGCCTGGCGAAGCCGTTCCTCAAGTTGCCACGCCTTGTATTCAAGGGAGTCGCGTTCTTGTTGCAAAGATTCCAGTCGCTGTTCTAAATCTTGCACCTGTTTCTCGAACTCTCTAGCTGCAATCTCATTTTGCCCCTGCTGTGAGTCATTGTTCTTGCGGAGTGAGACCAATTCCTTCTCCAATTGTGCGATGGAGGCTTGATAATGTTCCAGCTGCTGCTTGTTTGCCTCAAGCTCGTCCTGGTGGGCCCTCTCAACGGATTCTTTCGAAAGTCGAAAGGTCTCTAGTTCACTTGTGGTCGACGCGAGCGACGATTGGGTGGATGCTAGCTCCTTCCGGGTGCAGTTCAGCTGTTCCAGTAGATCTATGTTTGGCTGGCTAGGAGAAGTCGATTGCGAGTGCGGTCCAGGGTTACCATTTTGGTGCACTTTCTCCAAACGATCCAAAAGTCGCGTGCTTGCGGTGGCGTCGACGCTGTCTTTCGCTGGTACTGTGGATCCACTCTTATTCCCAGATCTTGCGAGATTGGACAAGAGTATCCCGTCTTCGGGATTTTGAACGAGAGCCAGATCAATGGATTGAGAAGCGTCCGATTCGGTAGCAGAGGATGCGGGAGAGTAGGGCAAGTCCTTGGGCGTCTTGTGCAGGGTTCCCGGTACCCGCGAATTGGACGCCGCCAATCGATGGGTCCGGCCTACCTGGGGAGTCGCTGGAACGACGGCAGTTCGACCCCAGGCCCGCTGAAAGGTAATTTCACGACGACTATTGGAATTCTTGAGAAGCTGAATCGTTTCTTCGTACGATTGGGTCCGGGATCCGTTGACTTGTACCAAAAAATCCCCGGGTTGTATTTCTCCCGATCGGCGTGCCGGACCTGGCTGCTGCGGACCCGCATCGGCAAAGCGCTGTACCTTGCAAGCTGCAAAGTTCGTATCCTTCGAGGGTTCCAATTCCAACCCAATCGGTCCCGGACCAAAGGTCACGGTATAAAATTCGGGCGTGGCAGAAGATGAAGCAGCGGTGTGGCGATTTTGCTGATTGCTTCGATGGCGTGCGCGAATttttttgacggaagaccGCGGCGGTGGAGGAGAATTGACCGCGAGAACCGTCCCAAACCGACGGTTCCGACGTGGTGGCTGTACGAGAGAAGAGTAGGCGGTGAGGAAGTATTCGAAAGTAGAAGATTACCAACGGAGCAATGTCGTTGCTGAAAACAGCAACGTACCGTCAAATTGGATGCGCTCGTCGACATGGCGCTGCTTCAACCCGGGGACTCGAGAGTTCCGTTCAAATGCTGTCCGCTTGCTTGTTTCCTAAAGGGTGCTCTACAAActctagagagagaggcGAGAGGCACAGTGGTATGGACACTACCAGTAAGATGGCACACTCATCGACAACCCAGGTTCGTTCGATGCTCCCAACTTTCCGTTACCCGTTGTCCGTGGACAGCGTCGTATCGAATTTGAATGGATCGCCGACCGAGGCCCAAGCGCGCACAATTTCTCAAGAACTTAACGTAGGATAATTTCCAGCTAGATACCTATGGAAAATGGGGTCCGACCTGCATAGAAATGTCGTAGTGTCAACCTCTTATAAGGAACTGACGTGATATTTCATAGAAGTATTTTCGCCGGACATCTTTGTGATGTGGCTACATCTTTGATCGCGTACGCTCGAGTTCGAAATTCTCGTTCGCGCGTTGTCACTTGTCACGTCCAGCAACCAACGTACGAGGATCCGCCGGGATCGGACGACACGGGGTTCCAATAAGCCTGACAACTTTTCCTCTGCTATTGCAGTTTCCAGCACACAGAGCCGACACCACCGCCATCCATCCAGTATGAAAATACCATCGCGGAATCGATGGCGTTCTCGACCGGGATGGGCTGTGGCCATTCTGGTGTCTTGCGGATCCAATCGTGTCGACGGATTGGCCTTTCAGCAATCAGTGCGTGGGGGAGGTCGAGCCGCGAGTACACCGGATAAAGTAGACAGGGTTGAAACGTGGGAAGCCTCGCCGTGCCAAGATTCGGAATGTCGATTGATCCTCTGTCACATAACGGACGTCTACACGCTCGAGCATCTCGCCCATTTCAAAACGCTCGTGGAAGAGACCAAGAAAAACTCCGAAGGATCCGCCGTGGTTTCTGTACTGACGGGGGATTTTCTGTGTAAGTGCACGAACGAAAGCACGCATTCCAACACCGACAATTAATCAATTGCTCCATCTAACACTCCTCGGCTCCTTTATACAAGATCAGCACCCTACTTACTTTCCAGTGTGGATCGAGGCGAAGGGATGATGCACGCGCTTGGGCGGATTCCCCTCGATTATTTGACATGGGGAAACCACGAAGCCGACATCAACCACCGCACCGTTTGTCAACACGTCCGCAACTTTGCTGGTACGTGGCTCAATTCCAATATGATCGATCACGAAGCCATGGATGCACAGAAAGAATACGATGTCATTGAACTGACCTCACCTGACGGATCCAACCACCGCAAAATTGGACTCGCCGCGGTCCTTTCCAGCGACCCGGCCTTGTACGCGCAATTTAAAGCACCCGGGCCTTTTGGTGGCGCAACCGTCACTGATCCGTGGGAAGCCCTGGCAAAGTACAAacgcttgttggaaaaagaTCACGGTGTGGATTTGGTGGTACCTTTGCAGCATTTGTACGTCCCGGACGATCACAAGACTTGCCACAAATTTGATTTTCCGGTGGTGCTGTCTGGACACGATCATCACCGTGTTGATGAAGTGGTGGATGGCACTCGGCTCATCAAACCGGGCATGAATGCTGCGTACGCAGCTGTTGTGGAAATTTCGTGGAAGACGTCGTCGAGCGAAAAACCCGTTATTCGATCACGATTCCTGCGCTGTCAGGATTGGGACTGCCGATCCAGTTTTGGCCGAGGAGAACGAGCGTGCTTATGATGCCCTGATTCCTTTACGTAATACCGAATTGGCTCGTGTTCCATCAAACTTTGAACCTTTGACTTCCAACAATAGTCGCGGCAGTGTCTGTACCATGGGCAGTTTCATTTGTTCGCTGCTGCGATCGTCGCTCAATGTTTCGCGGCGGCAGCGGGATAACAAAGTGGACGCCGTCCTACTCATGGGTGGCAATGTAAGAGGAAATGCCGACTACCCCGAAGGGTCATTCTTCTCGCTGGAAGCTCTAGAGGCCGAAATAAAATCGGACGAAGTAATAGCAGTAGTGAACATGCCTGGTTGGCTGCTGGCCGCAGGCATCGAAGCGACCCATGCCGGTGACCCAATTCCAGGATGGATGCAGTATGATGTGGGCATCCGACAAGATGAGAATAACGTGGTTACGCAAGTAGCTGGGCTTCCCATTGATCGCGAGCGTGTCTACCGAGTGGCGACCAAAATTGGCGACTTGACCAACGGACAAAGTATTCCGCTCACGCAATACTACACAGAGAATCGAcatcttcttccaccaaaGGGAGCGTACGTTAATATACAGTCCGAGCTGATGGCCTACTTTGCAAGAAATCTTTGGCGAAAGCTGTGGGATGCCGTCTCCTTGGAGCTTGCGGAGACTTGCGATACCGACAACGACTGCAACCCCGTAGGCCGGCTGGAAGTCCTTGACAAAACCGGGGATGGTGAAGTCTCGGTGGCCGAAATTCAAACCGCTTTACGAGATTTGCTGGGGTATTCTGTGGACGACCGAGAAACATCGTTGGCCAAGTTTGTTCATTCGTTTGCTGATACGACCAGTACTGGACGGGTAACACTACGGGATTTTGAAATTTTCTGCGACGAAATGGAGCAAACTTACGAGCGAGACAGCTGGCGATTGTCGTATCCGAAACCGTCCAAACCGACTGCTGGTACTGCTAAATCAACATAGTTCAAGCTTCGAGATTGTCTGCGATGCTCGCGCACCCAGAGGTTCCCAGAAATTCTGCAAATTCGGATTCTTTGTTGTCGTGACCAACTTTCCAAGTGGTCCGATTCTTCCTTTGCCTTCCACGATATCCATTTTTACGGTCTTTATGCGCAGTGTAGGAAATGGATGGAGGAAGACGACCAATGGTTAGGAACGGTGATGCTGGTTCGTGTGTTAACAGTTAGCAAAGCTGCGAATTGTGAGGAATTGACACGTGTGCGCATTTCGTAACGACAGAACATGTGACATGGATTCCGTGAAATGATTGGCTCAACCACAATGACAGAAAATGATTATTAGAGAACATATACCCGTCAAGATTGTAGCTTCAAGTCCGGTGCGTAGATAAAATTAGAACTGTACTCAAATTCCGGTAGGTATCGTAGTTTGAGCGCGACTGACTCTGAGAAAAAGCGTTCGGAGAAGGATCGCGATCGGAACGATCGATCCATCGAGATCGATCGAAAACTGCTAGAATGCCCTGCCCTCCCCTGCTGTGCAAAGACTATTTTGCGTGCAGAACGATTCTGCACAAATTCTGAAAAAAGACGATTTCTGTACGAAAGGCACGATGAAGACGCTTCAAGGCTTGCTCCCGCCTACGTTCTATCTGATGGGCTTTGTGCCTTTCTGGAGTCCAGTACGTACGGCTGAATCCTTTTCGGTCGCTCGCCAGCCCCACGCTGGCGGGGGCCGAGCACCGGGACAACCCAACAAGATCGACACTACGGAAAGTTGGGAAGTCTCGCCCCGCAGCGATTCGGAATGCCGGCTCATCATTTGTCAGATCACCGACGTGTATACGCTCGAAAACTTGGCGCACTTCAAAACGTTGATCGCTGAGACCAAGAAGCGGGCACCGGGGTCCACTGTAGTATCCATGTTGACGGGTGACTTTTTGTGTAAGTCAAAATAAGCGACAATGCTCGTTCCACCAATCTGGATACGTAGCATCCTTCACTCACGTTTCCTTTTTTGCTTGGCAGCTCCGTACCTTTTGTCCAGCGTCGATAAGGGCGCCGGAATGATGCATGCTCTGAACAGCATTCCGCTCGACTATTTGTGTTGGGGCAATCACGAAGCCGACATCGAGCACCACATCACCTGTCGTCACGTCAGGAATTTTCACGCCAAGGGGGGCAAGTTCATCAATTCCAACATGCTCGATCACGACGCAATGGACGCTCAACAGGAATATGATGTCATTGAATTGAAATCGGAGGATGGTACCAACACGCGACGCGTCGGCCTTACGGCAGTCCTCTCCGACGATCCAGCTCTGTACTCTCACTTCAAGGGGAAAGGTGCTTTTGGTGGAGCCACTTTGACGGATCCCTGGGAAGCTTTGACCAAGTACAAGAAGATtcttgaagacgacgaaaagtGTGATGTCGTTATTCCGCTTCAGCATTTGTACGTTCCGGACGATCACAAAACGTGCGAACAATTCGATTTCCCCCTAATTCTGTCGGGTCACGATCATCACATCGTGGACGAAGTAGTGGAAGGAACTCGTCTCATCAAGCCCGGTATGAACGCCGACTTCGCCGCCGTGGTCGAAATATCTTGGAATGACGCGACGGAAGAGAAGCCCAAGATACGCTCACAGTTCGTTCGTTGCAAGGATTGGGCTCCGGATCCTGTCATggcggaagaaaatgaaCGAGCCTACGACTCACTCCTTCCACTACGCAATACGGAACTTGCGCGCATTCCTTCGTACTACGAACCGCTCACTTCCAATAACTCTCGTGGCAGTGTCTGTAGCATGGGAAAGTATATTTGTTCGGTTCTGAAATCGGCATTTAATATGAACCGTGGCAAAAAGAACCGTGTTGATGCTGTGCTGATCATGGGAGGTAACGTTAGGGGCAATGCGGACTACCCCATCGGCTCCTACTTTTCCTTGGAGGCACTCGAGGCCGAAATAAAGTCGGACGAAACAGTAGGCGTCATCTCGATGCCCGGTTGGCTTTTGGCGGAAGGGATCGAGGCAACGCACTGTGGCGACCCTATTCCTGGATGGTTTCAGTATGATGTAGGTATCCAGCAGGACGAAAACAATGTGGTCACACACGTCGCCGGGCTCCCTATCGACCGTGATCGCATGTACCGGGTTGCGACGAAGATAGGTGACTTGACGAATGGACAGAGCCCACCATTTACGGAATATTACCAGACCAACCCCAAAAGTCTTCCACCCAAAGGTAACTACGTCAATATTCAGTCCGAGATGATGAGTTATTTTGCCCGGAACTTATGGAAACGCCTCTGGGACGCAATTTCTCACGAAGTTGAAGATACTTGCGATATTGACGGCAATTGTAGTCCCGAAGACCGCCTAGATGTTTTAGATTCGAACGGGGACGGGACTGTCACCGTCGAAGAAATTCACAATGCCCTCCGCGATCTTTTAGACTATTCGGTAGACGATCGCGAAACCACCCTGGCCGAATTTGTACATGCCTTTGCCGATACGGATGGTAGCGGCAAGGTGACCGTCAAAGACTTTGAAGTTTTCTGTGACGACATGGCGGAGCAAGCTGTGATCAATCGAGCTTTGGCAAGGGAAGCGATGGAACGGCAGCGCGAGATAGCAGCAGCCGCCTCCACATAGTCCACGGAGTGCCCTGCCGCTAGTTTAGGGACAACCTGATCGATTCACAACCTTTGATTTAAAGTAGCATTAGTAGTATCAGAAAATCCCATTAGTAGTACTTACAGGTAAAGGCCTCGCTGTCAACAGTTTCCGTATTTCAAGCTTGCATTAACCGTAAAGTAGCTGAAACAAACAGGAAATCATTAAATGGGTAGCAAACATGGAAGGAATAGCATGGCAATCTTGGAAACCCGGATTTCTTTCTCTGAAGACTGACTGCGATTGTGAAAATGTACCGATCTACTAAGATCATCCAGATCCTTCTGACAAGGATCTCGACTCCAGCTAGCCAGCAGTAGAGAGAGCATTATTTGGGTTTTCCAGCGCATTTCAGTTCATCACTCCGACATCGTGTAGCGTCCataggtttttagattgagaaCCAGAAACTATTGGATCTCATTCGCAGCGAACAACACTGCTCCGAAGAGTTTCTCCGTGCAGTCGTGTGACGATACATATCAGTGAGAATTCCGCAGGCAACACGAAAAGCAATCACCGATctgctaacagtaaaacgcTAAATTCCAGCAGTACGCAGACTCCACTCATGTTGAGGAGCTCTTTGCACTACGCATTGATTTTCTTATTTTATTTCTGCTTGATTGCTACAACTACTAAACGAACAAGTGCACTTGTCTTCACCATGCCGGGAGATCGCAATCATGTCGTGGTGGTCGGATCCGCCAACCAAGATTTGACATCCTACACTCCCACTGTGCCAGTCATGGGCGAGACCGTTATGGGTCAAGAATTCGAAACCTCGTGTGGAGGAAAAGGTTCCAACCAAGCCGTCGCGGCGGGCAGTCTCGGAATTAGTCCTGTTACCATGATCTGTCGCGTAGGGGACGATGTATTTGGCGAAGCGCTCCTCGACAAATTGGCTAGCGTAAACGTTGCCTGGGACGAAACTCGTACCATTTTGAGAGGCAAAAATAGTCCTGCCTCGGGAACGGCTACTATTGTGGTCGATACCAACAGTGGGGACAATATGATTATCGTGACACCAGGTGCTAACTATGCGCTTTCTCCGAACGACGTGGAAGAGTCGCTGCGAGCCCTTCCCGAACCGCCTGCCATTGTTGTAGTGCAGTTGGAGATCAAGCCTGCTGCCGCATTACAGGCGCTCCGCACTGCAAAAGATTTGGGCGCCATTACGGTTTTAAACCCGGCACCCGCCCCGGAAGGCTACACGCTGGATGATTTTTTCCCGTATGTAGATATTCTGATTCCCAACGAGACCGAATTGAGAAAATGTCTCGGGAAAGATGAATtgtccgacgaagacgaagaagcgctaGCCAAAGAATTGCTCGACAAAGGGATGGGTATGGGAGTCATTGTAACTCTAGGCGCTCGGGGAGCCATGGTCGTGGCCAAGAAAGACACAGACTCCAATTATGTGGAGGTTACTTTAGTGGACGCTCCAAGAGATCTGCCAGCGCGCAACGAACCTATTAAAGACACAATTGGAGCAGGCGATGCCTTTTGCGGTGCACTGTCGACTTATCTTTCGGCCGGTTTATCCCTGACGGAGGCTGCTGGCAAGGCATGCGGTGTGGCTAGCATGTCGGTGCGGCGTCGTGGCGCCAACTACCCTACAGCTAGCGAATTACCTGAAACTCTCAAAGTCAAAAATGTGGCTTGTAGTGCCAGCGCAGAGATCAAGCCACGTTTGACATTCGTAACGGGTAACAAGAACAAGCTAGAAGAGGTCAAACAGATTTTGGAATCGGGAGGCGAACTCCCCTTCGAGTTGAGCAGTCGAAATATCGAACTACCAGAGCTACAGGGTGAACCGTACGACATTGCCATCGAAAAGTGCCGCATCGCAGCTTCTAAAATCAAAGGACCTTGTTTAACCGAAGACACGTCACTCTGCTTCAATGCGCTGAATGGAATGCCTGGACCTTACATTAAATGGTTCCTCGAAAAGTGTGGCCACGATGGGCTAAATGCAATGTTGACAGGGTTTGACGACAAATCTGCCTATGCTGAAACCATCGTCGCTTTTACAAAAGGACCCGATGAGGATGTACATGTCTTTGACGGCCGCACCGATGGTCGTATTGTACCACCTCGCGGCCTCCTAGATTTTGGGTGGGATCCAATATTCGAAGCCGACGAAAGCGACGGAAAGACGTATGCGGAGATGGATAAACCCACCAAAAATGCGATTAGCCATCGCGGACGATCGCTTGCTAAACTTCGCAGCTTTCTCCTTGAAAATCGTTCAACTTTGTCGAAGAATTTGTGAGATTGAGCTCTATATTATAATTGATAGCTAAATTTAAGCTATCAAATTTAGGATTTTCTACTGCTTTTGCTGATAAAACTCTCATAGAACCATCTTTCAACAAGGGTCGCTTACAATTGGTGCGATCTGCCATCTAAACGGTGTCATGATATGACGgtcagtcatgtgtccgtacttcggactgatTTGAGGCGCACGTCTGACTGACGTGGAGAGAGAAACTATTCACAAGCATAAGATTCAAAATA
Coding sequences:
- a CDS encoding predicted protein codes for the protein MSIKPRLTFVTGNKNKLEEVKQILESGGELPFELSSRNIELPELQGEPYDIAIEKCRIAASKIKGPCLTEDTSLCFNALNGMPGPYIKWFLEKCGHDGLNAMLTGFDDKSAYAETIVAFTKGPDEDVHVFDGRTDGRIVPPRGLLDFGWDPIFEADESDGKTYAEMDKPTKNAISHRGRSLAKLRSFLLENRSTLSKNL
- a CDS encoding 5'-Nucleotidase or metallophosphoesterase (similarity to 5'-nucleotidase/2',3'-cyclic phosphodiesterase and related esterases - 5'-nucleotidases are enzymes that catalyze the hydrolysis of phosphate esterified at carbon 5' of the ribose and deoxyribose portions of nucleotide molecules; similarity to metallophosphoesterases - metallo-phosphoesterase motif is found in a large number of proteins involved in phosphorylation; contains additional Calcium-binding EF-hand); the encoded protein is MKIPSRNRWRSRPGWAVAILVSCGSNRVDGLAFQQSVRGGGRAASTPDKVDRVETWEASPCQDSECRLILCHITDVYTLEHLAHFKTLVEETKKNSEGSAVVSVLTGDFLSPYLLSSVDRGEGMMHALGRIPLDYLTWGNHEADINHRTVCQHVRNFAGTWLNSNMIDHEAMDAQKEYDVIELTSPDGSNHRKIGLAAVLSSDPALYAQFKAPGPFGGATVTDPWEALAKYKRLLEKDHGVDLVVPLQHLYVPDDHKTCHKFDFPVVLSGHDHHRVDEVVDGTRLIKPGMNAAYAAVVEISWKTSSSEKPVIRSRFLRFLAEENERAYDALIPLRNTELARVPSNFEPLTSNNSRGSVCTMGSFICSLLRSSLNVSRRQRDNKVDAVLLMGGNVRGNADYPEGSFFSLEALEAEIKSDEVIAVVNMPGWLLAAGIEATHAGDPIPGWMQYDVGIRQDENNVVTQVAGLPIDRERVYRVATKIGDLTNGQSIPLTQYYTENRHLLPPKGAYVNIQSELMAYFARNLWRKLWDAVSLELAETCDTDNDCNPVGRLEVLDKTGDGEVSVAEIQTALRDLLGYSVDDRETSLAKFVHSFADTTSTGRVTLRDFEIFCDEMEQTYERDSWRLSYPKPSSFEIVCDARAPRGSQKFCKFGFFVVVTNFPSGPILPLPSTISIFTVFMRSKMIIREHIPVKIVASSPNDSAQILKKDDFCTKGTMKTLQGLLPPTFYLMGFVPFWSPVRTAESFSVARQPHAGGGRAPGQPNKIDTTESWEVSPRSDSECRLIICQITDVYTLENLAHFKTLIAETKKRAPGSTVVSMLTGDFLSPYLLSSVDKGAGMMHALNSIPLDYLCWGNHEADIEHHITCRHVRNFHAKGGKFINSNMLDHDAMDAQQEYDVIELKSEDGTNTRRVGLTAVLSDDPALYSHFKGKGAFGGATLTDPWEALTKYKKILEDDEKCDVVIPLQHLYVPDDHKTCEQFDFPLILSGHDHHIVDEVVEGTRLIKPGMNADFAAVVEISWNDATEEKPKIRSQFVRCKDWAPDPVMAEENERAYDSLLPLRNTELARIPSYYEPLTSNNSRGSVCSMGKYICSVLKSAFNMNRGKKNRVDAVLIMGGNVRGNADYPIGSYFSLEALEAEIKSDETVGVISMPGWLLAEGIEATHCGDPIPGWFQYDVGIQQDENNVVTHVAGLPIDRDRMYRVATKIGDLTNGQSPPFTEYYQTNPKSLPPKGNYVNIQSEMMSYFARNLWKRLWDAISHEVEDTCDIDGNCSPEDRLDVLDSNGDGTVTVEEIHNALRDLLDYSVDDRETTLAEFVHAFADTDGSGKVTVKDFEVFCDDMAEQAVINRALAREAMERQREIAAAAST
- a CDS encoding predicted protein: MPGDRNHVVVVGSANQDLTSYTPTVPVMGETVMGQEFETSCGGKGSNQAVAAGSLGISPVTMICRVGDDVFGEALLDKLASVNVAWDETRTILRGKNSPASGTATIVVDTNSGDNMIIVTPGANYALSPNDVEESLRALPEPPAIVVVQLEIKPAAALQALRTAKDLGAITVLNPAPAPEGYTLDDFFPYVDILIPNETELRKCLGKDELSDEDEEALAKELLDKGMGMGVIVTLGARGAMVTLVDAPRDLPARNEPIKDTIGAGDAFCGALSTYLSAGLSLTEAAGKACGVASMSVRRRGA